The genomic segment AGTCTTCGCCGTCGAGCACAGCGGTGGTGGCGATGACGGTCGGGTCGGCACCAGCAAGAAAAGGTTCGGTCAGCGCGAACGCGCTGGATATCTCCCCGTCGAGATTGGGATGCAACCAGCGCTGCTTTTGCGCGTCGGTCGCGCCGTGTGCCAGCAACTCCATGTTCCCGCTGTCGGGCGCCTGGACCCCGAACAGCTCCATCGAGACCATGCACCGGCCGATGATCTCCGACATCAGCGCGAGCTTGAGTTGGCCCAATCCCGCGCCGCCCAGGCTGGGATCGAGGAACAGACCCCATAACCCCTGCGCCTTGACCTTTCCCTGTAGGTAACGCTTGACCGGCTGCCAGTCGTCGGGCGCAATCTCGGCCAGGATGGGTTCCAGCGGGATGACGTCGGAATCGATGAAATTGCGCATCCAGGAAAGCTTTTCAGCGAAATCTGGGTCGGTCTCGAAATCCCATGCCATCGCGGTCCTCACCATCGGTCGCACTCGCGACATCGGCACTTCCTTACAGCGAGATCACAGTGTAATCATGGTGTCATACGTCAGCGCAACACCCTGCTTCGTCTCGATCGATCACGAACTGAAATTGCCCTGTCGCATGGGCAACGTCGAGGTACTTCCAGACCCGGACGATCAACCCGTCCTGCACCTGCACCCACACGCAGTACTCGTTCTCGTAGGGCTGCCGCCGGCGAAAAACGCGGTTGCCCGCATCGTGAAGCGCGCCGCAGCGAGGAAGCGTCGGGGCAAATGTGATAACCCCGGTGTCCGGCGTTCGGGTCGCCGCGAAGTAGTCTGCCGTCAGCATGACGCCGACCCATCCTTTCGACAGGGCCCTCGAGCTCGATGTCCGCGACGCCGACACCAGGCGCGGCCGGACGCATCCGGAGTGGGCCAACATGGTCGGCCCGTTCGGCGGTATCACCACCGCAATCCTGCTGCGTGCCATCGAGACTCATCCTGGCTGCATCGGTGCGCCGTTGGCGGTGACGGTCAACTTCGCCGGCCCCGTCGCCGACGGCGACTTCGACATCTCGCTTCGAACCCCGCGCACTAACCGCAGCAGTCAGCACTGGATTGCCGAACTCAGCCAGGACGGCGACGTCAAGACCACCGCGACCGCGGTATTCGGCATCCGGCGCGATACCTGGGCCGACACCGAAGCGCGGCCACCGAACGCCCCTCCCCCGGAACAACTCACCCCCGGAGGCGGCCCGGAGGTCGTCGTCGCCTGGGCGCGCCTGTACGACATGCGCTTCGCCGAGGGCGCGTTTCCCGGCCCCGACGCCCAGCCCAGCCCGGCATCGCAGATCGCACTATGGGTGCGCGACCGCGAGCGGCGCCCGGTCGACTACCCTGCGCTGGCCGCCCTGTGCGACGTGTTCTACCCGCGGGTATTCCAGCGCCGCGGCGGCGTCGTCCCGGTCGGGACCATCTCGATGACGACCTACTTCCATGCCGATCAGCAGGAGCTGGACGCGCTTGGCGGCGACTTCGTCCTAGCCTGCGCTCACGCCGATCGGTTCACCCATGGATATTCCGATCAGAGCGCGCAAGTGTGGAGTCGCGGCGGCGCGCTGCTGGCCACCACGCATCAGATCGTCTACTTCAAGGCCTGACCCGCCCCGCTGATGTGCGGCTTGCGCATCAATGTCAGGCTGGGCGTGACGTCGAGGAAACCGGTACACCAGAATCGAGCCGCAATGACTGAGCGCGCGAACGATGTGATCGCTGACGACCACGCCGCCACCCTGCTGGCGATCGAGTCCATCAAGCAACTCAAGGCCCGTTATTGCCGGTACCTGGACACCAAGGACTGGGCCGCGTGGCGTGCGATCTTCGCCGACGACTTCGTCAGCGACACCTCCGAGGCGGGCGGCAAGCTGATCGAAGGCGCCGACGACTTCGTCGCGTTCACCCGTAAGAGCATCGGACGCCCCGCGCAGGCCACCGCCCACCAAGTACACGCCCCCGAGATCGACCTCACCTCCGCGACGACGGCGCGCGGGGTGTGGGCCCTGCAAGACGTCGTGCGGTTCGGGCCCGGTGTGAGCCTGGTGGGCTACGGCCACTATCACGAGACTTACGAGAACACGGCCGGGCGGTGGCTTATCAAGAGCTCCAAACTGACTCGGCTCCGCGAGGACATCGTGACGCCGGTTTTCTCGTTCTACATCTCCAACCGGATCCGCAACACTGCCGCCAGGTTCGCCAACCGGCTGCTGGAGAAATAGGAGACTCCATGACTGTCGACACCATCCTGGTCACCGGCGCGTTCGGACAGGTCGGCAAGCGATGCGCCCAGATTCTGCTCGAGCGGGGTCGAACGGTCATCGCGACCGACCTTCGAAACGACAAAACCGTTGCGGTGCAAGAAGAATTGTCGGCTATCGCCAAACCTGAGGCGTTGATTGCCGCCTACGTCGACTTGACCGACGCCGAAGCGGTGCGCGAGCTGATCATGACCCACCAGCCGGGAGCCATCATTCATCTGGCCGCGGTGGTCGCACCGGTGTCATACCGCAATCCCGCGTTGGCACGAAAGGTCAACGTCGGGGGCACGGAGAACCTGTTGGCGGCGGCCACCGCCCTGCCGCGGCCCCCGCTGTTCCTGATGGCGTCCAGCGCCGCGGTCTACGGCTCGCGTAATCCGTACCGGTATCCGGAACGGATCACCCCCGATACCCCGGTGAACCCCATCGATCAGTATGGGCAGGACAAAGTGCTGGCGGAGGCCGCGATCCGGGCCAGCGGCCTCCCACACGCGCTGTACCGACTGGCCGGGGTCATCTCACCGGATACCCAATCGGGTGGTGTCGACGGCGACAATCTGGTGATCATGCGTTCTATGCCCGTCGACAACCGGCTACACACGGTGGACGCACGAGACGCGGCGCTGGCATTTGCCAACGGCGTCGATCGCGAAGCCACGATTTCCGGCAAGGCACTGTTGATCGGCGGAAACGAAACGTGCGTCATGCTCGAGCATGAACTCGAGGGCGACCTGATGACCGCTGTCGGCCTGGGTCGCCTCGGTTCGTCGGTGGGTCTGACCGGTGATCCCGACGACGACCGGGGCTGGAGTTTCACCGGCTGGTACGACACCACGGAAGCGCAAGCGCTGCTTGACTTTCAAGAGCACGACTGGCAGCAGACCATGGACTGGGTCGCTGAATCCCAGGGCAAGATGCGCTTCGTCTTACGCGTGCTGGGTCCGATCCTGCGGCCGGTGCTGCGCATCGTGATCAAGGTGCAGAACCGCGCCGAGGGCCGTGGTCCCTACGCCGACCCGTGGGCGATGATCGAAAACAAATATGGCCCGGCGGCGCTGGCTCACGCCGAGAAGCAAGCCGACTAGTTGCGCGACGCGAAGAACGCGGCTTTGCGGATCGAGTCTTCGACCGGTTGGGGCGTCGACCCCAGTATGCGTTCGGCCTTGCCGTGGTCTAGGGGCGACATCAGCTGAATACAAACTTCTTCAGGTCGGCATCCAGGGCCACGTCCAGCACGTGACGCAGACCCTCCACATTCGTCTGGAACAACGGTGCTGGGTCGCCCAGCCACATCCGGGCAGCGCTCGACCTGAAGGTCATCGATGCCCTTGGTGGAACTGTTGCGGCGCAACATCACTCGAACGTCGGCGCGCGAGGAGACAAGCTGACGGGTGACGTGTGATCCCAAAAAGCCGCTGGCTCCGATCACGAGCTTCTTCTCGCGAGTAATGGCTATCTCCCCTTATTGCCCCGTGGACAATAGCCCAACGGATTCCGCTGGCCCTAGGGGGCGTTTGTCTGCAGTTGCCGGATACGTTCCTCACGTGGCAGAACCGGACCGTCGTCGATCGGCTCGGTGATATCCAGTTCCGCCAGCCCAACCTGGGTGAGCATCGACGTGCCGTACGCGGCGAGCATGAGTTTTTGATCGTCACTATGCCCGCCGTCGACGAGCATGGCGCCGATCAGGCAGATGACGGCCATCTTGTACGCGTTGAACGCGCGATACCAGGATCGGTGCCGCAGGGTGATCCCGCTGGCCGTTTGGTAATGCTCGAGAAGTGCCTCGATGTCCAGTGCGTCAGGGTGACTGGTGATGCCGACGGGCTGCATCCACAGCAGTTCGAGCCAGCCGATGTCGGTCAGGGGGTCACCGACGGTGGTCATCTCCCAGTCGAAGACCGCGCTGACCTCGCCGCCGGTGAACGCGAAGTTGCCCGGCTTGGCGTCCCCGTGCACCAGGGCGACCTTCGGGCACGGCTCCGGCTGGCTGTCGCGCAGTGCCTGCAGGAGCCGTTCCAGCGCGGGCAGCGAATCCCGCTTGACCCGGTCCATTTCGGACGCCCAGTGGTCGAGTTCGCGGCGCAGGTGATTGCTGCCGTCGTCGAGGGCGTCGAGCCCGGTCTGCTTGAGGTCGACCGAATGAATGGCCGCAAGCTGTTCGGCCAGACTTCGACACATCCGCACCACCATCGCGCCCGGCGCGTCGGCGGGTGCTTCCATTTCGTAGACGTCGCCGTCGACCCGCTCCATCACGAAGAACGGCCGCCCCAGGACGTCGCCGCTGTCCTCGAGCCACAGCGCCGGCGGCACACGAACGGCGCTGTCCTGCAACGCACGCAGGATCCAGAATTGACGTTCGAGGTCGTAGGGTTCCAGCAGCGCAGGCGGTTTGGGGCGTAACCGCAACACGACATCCCGGCGGGTGTCGCCGGTGACGACCGTGAGCACCATCATCTCGGCGGAATGGCCGAAGCTCACCCGATCGAGGCCCTCGATGCGGACGTCGGCGACGTTAAGTCGGGTGCGCAGCCAGGCGGTCAAACGCTCAGCGACATTGGTGTCGTGCATCATTGGCGTACTCCGTCGTCCGGCAACCGTTCGACCGGGGTTTTGTCCTGGGTGAAGGCCGACATGTCCATGGCCGCCCAGTTCGGGTAACGCGCATAGCCCTGGCCGCCCATCAGCAACTCGAAGATGCCCCAGCCGGTGTCGCCGTCGAGTTCAAAACGCATCAACTGGTCCAGCGCCATCGATTTACCCTCGGTCTCGCTCAGGTGCGCGGAATCGTTGCTGTCCCATTGGAAGTGAATGAAGTACGCGCCGTCGCCGAGGTCCTGATACTGGCAGTGCGCCATCGGCAGGCCGTAATAGGCGTTGACGTGTTGATGCGGCGCGTCGGCCGTGACCCGGTAGGTCGTTCCGTCCCCGTCGGTGAAAACGAGGACAGCGCGGGCGGGCCGCTTGAGGTCGCCGTCGAATTCGACGTCGTGCTCGATCTTCACAAACCGATTCGACAGCGTGCCATCATTGTGGGTGATGCCGCCATCTACGTAGTTGACTGTGCCATCCGATGATTCGATGATCCATGCCTCGATCGCACGGTTTTCGAAACCGGCGTCGAGCCACAACCAGAAATCGATCTTGTCCGAGACACGCACCCCGAAGGTGCGATCCCGCCCGCCATGGAAACCGTCGACACTGATCCGCTCGCCGTCGATCTGTACCCAGCCGGTCCAGCGCCCCGGCTCTTTCATGTGGTACATGTCGGCCAGCATCCGGCCGTCGGAGCCGTGCACCTTCATCGGCAACAGCTCCCACATCGGCGCGGTGGGCTCGTAATAGAGCTCCCACGCGATGCCGGAATCGTTGGGCTCCACGTCGAGACGCCACTTCTTCAGGGGCTCGACACACGTCCAACGCATCGGCCCGGCGCTCAGATCGCCGCGGCCACCACCGTTGATCGGATGGCCGGCCAGCAGATCCCAGTGCCGGCCGTCGGCCAGGCTGACCTTGACGTATCCCAACCCGGTGCCGGTGTTCGGGTTGTTACCGTAGCCGCTGGCCAGCAGCAGGGTGCCGTCCGGCGAGGCGGCGAAGAAGTAGCAGCGGTCCGACCATGTCGGATCGGGATCGTGCACTTGATCGAATGTGGTTGGCAGCTGATGGGTAAATGACTCGTCGGCGGCACCGTAACCCATGAATTCCTTTCTGTCGGATTGCGAAATCGATTGCCATCGAACGGTTTTAGCAATCACGCCAGATCGATGGAAAATTCCTTACGAAACTCGCGCATCAGATACTCAACGGCACAACACATCCCCTACTATCGCTGCAATGGAACCGAGCCGGTGGTGGGGCGACGACCGCGCGATCCTCGATGACGAGGAGGCCCGGCGTCGCCTGCTGGACGCTGCGGGCCGCTGCATCGTGCGGCGGGGCAACGCCCAGATCCGGATGGCCGAGGTGGCCGATGAGGCCGGGGTATCCCGCTCGACGGTTTACCGGTACTTCCCCAACCGCGACGAGGTCCTGCTGGGTCTGATGCTGGCGCGGGTCGACGCGGCCTTGGGCGAGTTGGTCGGCTCGCTGCGTCACCCCGACGACCCGGTGCGCTCGATACCCGAGATGGTGTTGGCGCGGGTTGAGTCGGTGGCGGGCAACCCGTTGAACGAGGCCCTGTTCGCCGCGGAGAGCACCGCGGTGCCCGCGGCTCTGCAGCTGGGGTCCGAACCGATGGTGGAGCTGATGTTGGCGCACTACGGCCCGCTGCTGCAGCGGTGGAAGGACGCCGGCAACCTCTACACCGACCTCGACCCCCGCTCAATCGTGCAATGGCTGAGCACCACGACGTTGTTCCTGCTGGCGCCGGCATGGCGACTGCGCCCGGTGGCTGACAAGCGCCAATTCGTCGAGCAGTTCCTGGTACGGGCCCTGGTGCCACAGATCAGACATTAGTCTCACTTTGTCTGATGTCCAGACATTCAGCTATTTTTGTCTTGGCAACTCGTACTCGCGCGCCACCCCGCGGATCTGGCGGCGGCGCACCCAGGGATGGACAGTCATGAAAAACGCTGTTGAACAGGCCATTTCCGCCGTCGGACTGGCCGCTCACCTCGGCCGGGGAATCGGCCGGGTGACCGCCGACGCGGTCGTCGGCAGCCGTGCGGGCCTGCCCCGCGCGGTCGGCGACCTAAACACCGCGGCGCTTTCGCGTGTGATAGGACGCAACGTCAGGTCGATCCGGGTGCTCACCAGCGATGCCGGCACCTCGTCGCGGGCCCGGCTGGTGCTGACGGGCGATGACGTACCGGAGTCGGTCTTTGTCAAGATCACGGCGCAGACCGCCGCCACCCGGTTGATGGGTGAGCTGGGCCGGCTGGGCAACACCGAGGTGCGCTTCTACAGCCAGCTCGCCCCCGATCTCGCGGGCGTCCCGGTCGCCTACGGCGCGGCCTTCGACACCTGGACCGGTCGCTACCTGCTGGTGCTGGAAGACCTGCCCGAGTCGTGCGTCTTCCCGGATACGTTGCACCCGCTGTCCACCGATCAGGCCGGCCTGATCGTCGAGTTGCTGGCGACCCTGCACGGAACCTTCTGGGACCG from the Mycobacterium lentiflavum genome contains:
- a CDS encoding TetR/AcrR family transcriptional regulator; protein product: MEPSRWWGDDRAILDDEEARRRLLDAAGRCIVRRGNAQIRMAEVADEAGVSRSTVYRYFPNRDEVLLGLMLARVDAALGELVGSLRHPDDPVRSIPEMVLARVESVAGNPLNEALFAAESTAVPAALQLGSEPMVELMLAHYGPLLQRWKDAGNLYTDLDPRSIVQWLSTTTLFLLAPAWRLRPVADKRQFVEQFLVRALVPQIRH
- a CDS encoding acyl-CoA thioesterase; its protein translation is MTPTHPFDRALELDVRDADTRRGRTHPEWANMVGPFGGITTAILLRAIETHPGCIGAPLAVTVNFAGPVADGDFDISLRTPRTNRSSQHWIAELSQDGDVKTTATAVFGIRRDTWADTEARPPNAPPPEQLTPGGGPEVVVAWARLYDMRFAEGAFPGPDAQPSPASQIALWVRDRERRPVDYPALAALCDVFYPRVFQRRGGVVPVGTISMTTYFHADQQELDALGGDFVLACAHADRFTHGYSDQSAQVWSRGGALLATTHQIVYFKA
- a CDS encoding nuclear transport factor 2 family protein, producing MTERANDVIADDHAATLLAIESIKQLKARYCRYLDTKDWAAWRAIFADDFVSDTSEAGGKLIEGADDFVAFTRKSIGRPAQATAHQVHAPEIDLTSATTARGVWALQDVVRFGPGVSLVGYGHYHETYENTAGRWLIKSSKLTRLREDIVTPVFSFYISNRIRNTAARFANRLLEK
- a CDS encoding DUF7064 domain-containing protein, encoding MGYGAADESFTHQLPTTFDQVHDPDPTWSDRCYFFAASPDGTLLLASGYGNNPNTGTGLGYVKVSLADGRHWDLLAGHPINGGGRGDLSAGPMRWTCVEPLKKWRLDVEPNDSGIAWELYYEPTAPMWELLPMKVHGSDGRMLADMYHMKEPGRWTGWVQIDGERISVDGFHGGRDRTFGVRVSDKIDFWLWLDAGFENRAIEAWIIESSDGTVNYVDGGITHNDGTLSNRFVKIEHDVEFDGDLKRPARAVLVFTDGDGTTYRVTADAPHQHVNAYYGLPMAHCQYQDLGDGAYFIHFQWDSNDSAHLSETEGKSMALDQLMRFELDGDTGWGIFELLMGGQGYARYPNWAAMDMSAFTQDKTPVERLPDDGVRQ
- a CDS encoding phosphotransferase family protein: MMHDTNVAERLTAWLRTRLNVADVRIEGLDRVSFGHSAEMMVLTVVTGDTRRDVVLRLRPKPPALLEPYDLERQFWILRALQDSAVRVPPALWLEDSGDVLGRPFFVMERVDGDVYEMEAPADAPGAMVVRMCRSLAEQLAAIHSVDLKQTGLDALDDGSNHLRRELDHWASEMDRVKRDSLPALERLLQALRDSQPEPCPKVALVHGDAKPGNFAFTGGEVSAVFDWEMTTVGDPLTDIGWLELLWMQPVGITSHPDALDIEALLEHYQTASGITLRHRSWYRAFNAYKMAVICLIGAMLVDGGHSDDQKLMLAAYGTSMLTQVGLAELDITEPIDDGPVLPREERIRQLQTNAP
- a CDS encoding NAD-dependent epimerase/dehydratase family protein, whose amino-acid sequence is MTVDTILVTGAFGQVGKRCAQILLERGRTVIATDLRNDKTVAVQEELSAIAKPEALIAAYVDLTDAEAVRELIMTHQPGAIIHLAAVVAPVSYRNPALARKVNVGGTENLLAAATALPRPPLFLMASSAAVYGSRNPYRYPERITPDTPVNPIDQYGQDKVLAEAAIRASGLPHALYRLAGVISPDTQSGGVDGDNLVIMRSMPVDNRLHTVDARDAALAFANGVDREATISGKALLIGGNETCVMLEHELEGDLMTAVGLGRLGSSVGLTGDPDDDRGWSFTGWYDTTEAQALLDFQEHDWQQTMDWVAESQGKMRFVLRVLGPILRPVLRIVIKVQNRAEGRGPYADPWAMIENKYGPAALAHAEKQAD